From the Colletotrichum lupini chromosome 1, complete sequence genome, the window ACGCCACCCGCTACCTCTCCGCCCTCCCCGTCGGCGCCGCCGTCGTCGCCTCCGTCAAGCCCTCCGTCATGAAGCTCCCGACCTCCCCCAAGGCGCCCCTCATCATGGCCGGCCTCGGCACCGGCCTGGCGCCCTTCCGCGCCTTCGTCCAGTACCGCGCCCTGCAAAAGGCCCGCGGCGAGGAGATCGGCTCCATCCTGCTGTACCTCGGCTCCCGCCACCAGCGCGAGGAGTACCTGTACGGCGAGGAGTGGGAGGCCTACGTCGACGCCGGCGTCATCACGCACCTCGGCGCCGCCTTCTCGCGCGACCAGCCGCGCAAGATCTACATCCAGGACCGCATGCGCGAGTCCATGCGCGACGTCGTGCAGTCGTACATCCGCGACGAGGGCAGCTTCTACCTGTGCGGCCCCACGTGGCCTGTCCCCGACGTGACGGACGTGCTGATGGAGGCCATCAACGTCGAGGCCAAGATGAGCGGCAAGAAGGTCAATGCCCGCAACGAGATTGAGAAGCTCAAGGAGGATGGCCGCTACGTCCTCGAGGTGTACTAGTTTCTTTGAGTTATGTGTACTAGACATCTGTTTGGCATATTTCTTTGTATATAACAGGGCTACGGTCCTATCGAAAAGTTTCCTTATTTCTAGCCAGCTTTCTGGATTGAGCAATTGAGTCATTGAATAAGTGTCAAATATTTGCTACACTTTCTGCCATGTGCCATTGTCCTGTATGTGAATGTTACAGTGTATCAGCACACTTGATTTACCCAGTCAACAGCGGAAGAGACTTTCAATAAAACGATCTCAGCCTTTGGAACCTCGAGACACCATCTCCCAATCTTTGTATCTCTACCCTATCAAGTGACTGACACAATCATCTGCCACTCAGTATGCCCAGTACGATgggtactaaatagtatataaagtaggCGTCACGATCGAGCAGATGGCGGTTATAAGCCAAACAGCCGAGTGCATGTTGGCGGGCGGATAGGCGGCAGTGGCGGCGGAAGAGAGCTGTGTTACTGAGATATGGCCGGCTCTTGTCCTATACCGAGTGCTGTTGCTCCAACTCATCGATGACCTGTTCGCTGGTACTACCTTTTCTCCTTGACTCTCTACTTATTCGTTTGGTGATGCACCTCGGGTATCTCGGGAATGGGATGATGAGAAGCATAGCAGTGATGAGACAGCACGGCAACGTATCTGTATATATTGGCCGGTGTACTAAGACACTCCGCCACTGAGTTACTTGCTAATACCTCGTAACAATGAACGCTCACAGACCCGGTCATACTCCGATCAAAGCCTCACGCCCGGGCCTTGATCAAATCAGCAGCCTAGAACATCGTCAGTATACCTCCCCTTCTTTTCACTTCTACACCTCTGCTGattatcatcatcatcaagaCTCACCTTCTCAGCAACAGCATACACAGTCTGCTGCGTATACGCCCCCGGCAAATCAGGCATCACGCTCGCATCGACAACACTCAACCCCCGGACCCCATACACCTCCAACCCCTCATCAACAACCCCTCCCAACGCCCTCGGCATCATAGCCGCCGTGCCGACAGGGTGAAACGTCGTCGGGCTGATCATCCGCCTCACAGCCTCGCCCAGCGCCTCGTCACTCGTAACATTCGTCCCCGGAACCGTCTCCACGGGCTCGTAGCGCGCCAGCGTCGCGGACTGGAGGAAGTACCGCCGCGTGAAGCGGATGAATTCGATTTGCACGGCGAGATCGGTGGGGTTACTTAGCGCGCGGTAGTCGACGATGGGCTCCGCGAAGAAGGGGTCGCTGGTGTTGAGGGAGATTGTGCCGCGCGAGAGGGGGTGGAGAAGGACGAAGTTGCTCTCTGTGGGGCTGCCGCGGAGGAAGAAGTTGTAGAAGGCGGCGCCGGGGGAGCGGAGGGCTGCTGCGAAGCGGGTTTGTTGGGCTGCGTAGCCTGCTATTACGGTCGGGTTTGTGTTGGGAGGGAGGTGGGCTGAGGGGGATTGGGATTCGTAGGCGGATGTGATGGCTTCGAAGGAGGGGGCTATTACGGGGAAGGGGAGGAAGGTTGCTACATTGCCTGcgcctatagttagaggtccTGGCAGAGGATGAAGAGTGTCAGTAAGGTTTTCCCGATAGGGTCTTTGGGAAGGGGAGGTTGTACCGGTCCTATTGGCTTCGAACTCTGCTTTGGCTTGGTCGATGAAGGTCTGGTTGTTGACGAGGTCGGTCATATCCGGGTGGACGTCAAAGTTGGTGACTTGATGAGAAGAGATGTCAGCAAAGCCCCAACGTTGTATGTCTCTTTGAGGGAATATATCGAAGCTCACATGTAAAGGTAGCTCCGGCACCAACAGGATGGTCCTGGAAATTCTGTCCCACGCCTGGCAAGTCGACGATGACATCGATACCCGCAGCCTCGAGAAGTGCTCTCCCGCCTACGCCGCTGCGCTGCAGAATCTGGGGCGTGTGAATCGATCCCGTGGCCAGGATGACTTCCTTCCTCGCCTTTACGATCCGCGCGCCCTTGGCGATGGTGGAGTTCGCCTCGACGTAGGAGACACCGGTGGCGGTCCGGGTCTCGGCTTCGCTGTCGCCGTCAAAGAGGACCTTGAGCACCTTGTGCCCGGTAATGGTCTCGTAGTTGTCCCGCGCGGCCTGGATGCCGTCCCAGTGACCTCGCCGAGCCATGGACCGCGTCACGGTGGCCGGGTCGAAGGAGGTTGGGTACCAGAAGACGCCTGGGTCGCCGGCGCCCGAGTCGGCGGGGAAGTCGACGCCTTCGATTTCTTTGAAAGCTTCTACTTCGGTCTCTGTTGTTGTGGTGTGCTTCTTGTTAGCATGATGTCATGCGTTGTATTCAACTGGTGATATGGAAGGGAGTGGTAGATAAGTACTCAGCATAGGCCAGTGGAAGGTCGGAAACGAAGCGTGGATGCCGGAGGAGTTGCCCCAGAAGCTCGCATCGTACTTGATGTCGAATTGCTCGGTCAGCTCGGGGGTAGGCGGATGGAAGTTCCACGCCTGCGGCCACATTACTTCATCAGTCACAGTCATctaagaaagagagagaacaGCAAACAGAACTTCAGACGATCGGATTCTTGCCTTTTTGAAGTAAGGTAGCAGGCCATCCCAACTCCATTCTGACTGGTTGCTGAAATAGGACCCCCATCTGTCGTAGTCCTCCTTCTGGCCACGGTGGACCTGCATGGCGTTGACGCCTGTTGAGCCACCGAGCATGACACCGCCAATGACGTTGATCTTGCGGCCGTTGAGGCCCTCTTGGGGTACGGAGGAGAAGTTGAAGGTGTGAGACTGGTTGCGCCAGGATAGGAGGCCCGTTGTCACGGTGTTGACCTGAGACGAGTTGTCTTTGCTGCAGCGTTAGCTCACGCTTTGCTCTCTGGGACTATATTTCTTAGAGAAGAGGCCGCAACTCACCGAATAAACCAAGCTCAATCACTAGCACGGTATCTTGCAAAAGTCCCAGAATCAGCATGGGGCAATGCTTTCTCTTCTTCTGAAACGAACTTACGCTCGCCGCTTTCAGTCAATCGATCCGCGACTGTCAGGCCGGAGGTGCCTCCTCCAACGATGACGTAGTCGTACTCTTCCTTGACATCACAAGCTCTAGGGAGGATTCTCGAGTGAGCGATGGATCGGGGGATACTTGATGAGATAACACCTGGGATATTCGTCAACAAGAAGCCCAAGGCGGCCATAAGGACAGGGATCTTTGTCATTTTGGCTGGCCTCTTTTAGTTCAACAGAATCTAGGCATGGAAGAATAATCGAGGAAATAGTCACGAAGCTGCTATGGATCCAAGATTTtctctcttatatagtccCGCTCGAGGCACCTTCGCCTGCATAGGGAGAGGGTCATGCGAGGTGATCTTGGCGCGTTTGCCGCCCATGATAACCTCTGCTGCTCTTCACCCCATTAGAAATGCCAATTCGCGTacaaaaaaactataagtgGTATTGTTGTGTGATTCTGCTTTGGGAGAGCGCCCACGTTGCAGCGCATCATGTTCTGCAGCCATCGTAAAGAGCCTTATTCACGCAGCCTTGGCTCTGTTGTGTCCGGCTTCAAATCATGCCAAGTTGACAAACCCTCTTCCAACTAAGCTTCACAATGATTATTCCGAAAGTCTACCAGCCCTTTTCATAGTCTATTACAGAACCCGAAGACAGCCAAACCACGGCCCGGCTTGGATTTCTACATCTCTCCGACGGACTTAATCTTAAGGAAGGAAAAGACACCGGCGAGGGACTCAAGTTGTTGTTTGCCAGCTGCAGCTCACCTCATCACAGTCGTTACCCCTCATCTTGATACCTTTCTGATCAATAGCATCTCTCGTCTCGCATAACAGGCCGCGTATCCCATGTATGCGGAAACACGGGAGGGACTGCCCAGGCTGTCGGGTAAAGTCGAGGCGTGCCCGAATAGAACGGTCCAGGCGAGGGACAAATCTCGCATTTTGACAGAGGCGGGCTCGGGTCTCAATTCCTCTGGAGCGAGAACACATGCGAGGTTGCGTGCAGAGGCTGCGCCGCTGGTACGCATCGGGTCACGCCATACATTTCTTTTCGTCTTTCCGGGGCGGGGAAGCTGACCGGAGCGATGCGGGCGCCTGGAGCCCTCCAGGCTGTCTTTTCGTTTCCTTCTTACGTTCCGACTGGTAGAAGCTGTTCTTCCTTGTCTTTCGCCTGGTCCGTTCGTCAAGTCGAAGTTGTGCTTTCTGAAATTGTTGAACATTTGCGTATGCTGATTCGTCTTTTGACCATAAGTAGTGAAGAATTTGGCAAATCCCACGGTCAATTCACACAGAAGAATGATTCAACTGTATAGATTCGGGACCTACAACATACAGTTCTGAGGTTCACTTTTCCTAGGCTCTCGTCTAAACTGACATATATACTTGGAGTAGGACCCCAAGTATCACGCTCATTTAACGTTTGCTGCATACGTAAGAAAGAGGGCGCCACGAACATGGCTAGCAACATCATAATCTCTTCTGTAACTAAATGATACTTCTTAGAGTGCTGGTATTATCGACTCAGTAGGAGGAGGTACAAAGTGATTCACAAGAACTACATTCCTCCCATCCTCGCGTCCAAGGCAAAGGCACCAAGCACTCGACCGATAGAAAGACAATGAGCTCTACGTATCACAAGAAGAAGATATAGAAGATGTTATACCATGTTCTTAAACAAGTTCGGAAATAAGTCAAACAAGCAATGCTGCCGTATGAAGCTGAGAGAGTGAACCTACGATATCTTCCTCGCGGTTTCTTCGTGAGCCTTCAGGAGAACCTTTTGCACAGCCAAAAGTGATGAACGTGTAGAATAATCTACGAAACGAATATGAACAAGTCTTTGAATCAACGGCGAATTCTATGGTAGGTGCTTACCGCCTCGCTCCTTCCTAACTCTATGTCCCTCCTTCCTTAACCTGCCTCTGGTACATAAGGAGTCTAATCATCCGTTTCTGTCACCAGCACCCATCCGGCCAATTGGCCGGGTGGTTTATACTCTGACGCAGAGAAGCCAACACAAATACTCCAATGAAGCCGTGCTGGTCCGAGGGGCGCGCTGTTCGAGTCCGGACAGGGGCGTGAATTCTAGCGTAAGTGATCACCAGCCCTTtccttcctttcctttttgaccttttttagttttgtAAGTGATTAATTCGAACATTTGGCAATAGAGAAATCAATAGTCCATCCTCTGATATTCTGCAGCTTTCATGCTAGGTGAGATGAACTGGAAAATACACGAAGCCAACAAAAGTTCCAAGTTGGTTGGTCATCTGAAGATTCCATCGAGATGCCTGACCGCTGAAAATGCAATTCCTTCTCGATCCTCATTGTGAACCGCCCTGAAAAATCATGTTATAGTCAATTTCCAAGACGAAGGGGAGAAATATCAAGAAAAAGAGTGAAGCTAACCTTGAGCTTCTCCCCAGCTTACTGTGATATCGTGGGACACTTCCAAGTTCGAACCCCCCCGATGGCGATATCGACCACACCACTATCAATTTAGCAAATTATCTCGACAGCAAATCGAAAACAATCTAATACGTTTCATCAATATCACTAGATCTAACGTCTGCCTGGGCCGAAGTGGAACTGAGTCTAGTCAAGTCGACAACTCCACGGGGCAGTGGCTGTGCACCTACCCAAGCCCCTTTTCCTAAAAGTTCGCCCGCCCCCCTTTTGCCTAGGTAAAGAAAGGACTACCACTTTCGAAAACACATCttattagcgttagtattaatcATAAGTTCTGCtaagggggctatattaattagctagggGGGCTATATCTTACTTTTTCTAACTAATAGGATAATTACGATTTTCTTAGCCACTAGCCTCGTAtagaacttatttatataaacttatataatttaaaaattattttagtttttattataataattaagagatcttaataaatctcgatttttattaattttaattaaaactttcttaactacggtttttaattagctaactaagttattagaactatagttttattagtattattaaaattaaaagaggttaaaattatttattatatctctttattattaattactaagcttcttttatttttattacttaacctctatttattattattattaattacgtattttacgaggctaacttattattattattatatttaaacgctaattaattatagtatatattctacttaactaattatagtactaagttctaagctctacgaggttatttaagtacccttattattaactaggctagtattattaaggaaATAGGTATCCCTAAAGAGGGGGGA encodes:
- a CDS encoding glucose oxidase, with the translated sequence MTKIPVLMAALGFLLTNIPGVISSSIPRSIAHSRILPRACDVKEEYDYVIVGGGTSGLTVADRLTESGEHTVLVIELGLFDNSSQVNTVTTGLLSWRNQSHTFNFSSVPQEGLNGRKINVIGGVMLGGSTGVNAMQVHRGQKEDYDRWGSYFSNQSEWSWDGLLPYFKKARIRSSEAWNFHPPTPELTEQFDIKYDASFWGNSSGIHASFPTFHWPMLKTEVEAFKEIEGVDFPADSGAGDPGVFWYPTSFDPATVTRSMARRGHWDGIQAARDNYETITGHKVLKVLFDGDSEAETRTATGVSYVEANSTIAKGARIVKARKEVILATGSIHTPQILQRSGVGGRALLEAAGIDVIVDLPGVGQNFQDHPVGAGATFTFTNFDVHPDMTDLVNNQTFIDQAKAEFEANRTGPLTIGAGNVATFLPFPVIAPSFEAITSAYESQSPSAHLPPNTNPTVIAGYAAQQTRFAAALRSPGAAFYNFFLRGSPTESNFVLLHPLSRGTISLNTSDPFFAEPIVDYRALSNPTDLAVQIEFIRFTRRYFLQSATLARYEPVETVPGTNVTSDEALGEAVRRMISPTTFHPVGTAAMMPRALGGVVDEGLEVYGVRGLSVVDASVMPDLPGAYTQQTVYAVAEKAADLIKARA